The DNA window CTGGGGCAAACCAAACAAAAAGTCACCGTTACCGACCTCACCCGCATCAAGCAGGTGGGGGCCGTCGATCTGTCGCCGGATGGCAAACGCGCCGTGTACGCCCTGACGACAATCGAACCCAACCCCGACCAGAAAGACGAATACGACTACCGGACGCACCTTTACCTGACCAACCTGCAACCTGGCGACAGCCGCGCCCTGACGCGGGGCAGCGAATCGGCCCGGCAGGCGGCATGGTCGCCCGATGGCAAGTCAATTGCGTTTTCACGGACGGTAAAGGGCAAGCCGCAGGTATTTGTGATGCCACTCGACGGGGGCGAAGCCTGGCAACTGACCAGCACACCCTACGGCGCGTCGGGGCCAATGTGGTCGCCGGATGGCAAGCGGATTGTGTTCACGGCCACCGTGTCGATGGCCGAGATGCTGAATGACTCCCTGCTGAACCCATCGAAGGGCGGGCCGGTATGGCCGCTCGAAAAACCGGGTTTTCGGACTAACGACTTTGTTAAAATCGACAAAAAAGTAAAAGCGAATCCCGACGGATCGCTGGCCGAAGTCCGGGCGTACCTGAACAAGGACGTTGAGGATAAAAAGGCCAAGGTCATCAACCGGCTAAACTTTCAGGGCGAATCGACCACCGAACCCGACCCCAGCTTTACGCACCTGTACATTGTCGATGTCACCGAAAAAGCGCAGCCCAAACCGCTGACGCGCGGCTTCTCGACTACGCGGGCGGCTGTCTGGCTTCCCAACGGGCAGGGTCTACTGGCCGTATCAGACCGCGATTCGCTCAAACACCCTGACCGCGAGCAGGACAACGCCATTGTGTTCATTGCTGCCGATGGGTCGGGGCAGCGTCGTCCGGTGCTGAGCGAAGCGGGAAAAAGCTACGGCTCCCCCACCCCCTCGCCCGACGGTAAGCTGTTGACCTATCTGGTATCTCCCGCCGAAGGCATCACGCAGTCGCAGGTCGGATTGGTAAGTCTGAATGGCACGACGGTATCGACTCCCCGGCTCGTCACATTCGACCGGGCGGCTGGCAATATGACGTGGGCTAAACTGCCCGCTGCGGGCAAAAAGGCCCCTGCCGGTTACGCGATTTACTTCACGGCCAACGCCAACGGCGGGGTGCCCATCTACCGGCTCGACCCGGCGTCGCTACAGGTCACGCAACTCACCGATTTCGAGCAGGGCATCACCAGCTTCGACGCCGAAAACGGACAACTTCTTTTTTCGCGTACGGAACTCGTCAACCCATCCGAACTGTACAAAGCCGACGCGCTGGCGAAAAATGCCGTCAAGCTGACGACGCACAACGACTGGGTGGCACAGCGGCAGTTGAGTACGCCCGAAAAACGCACCTACAAAAACTCGCTCGGCCAAACC is part of the Spirosoma rhododendri genome and encodes:
- a CDS encoding S9 family peptidase, which codes for MIRQTTVLLLCVAQMALGQTKQKVTVTDLTRIKQVGAVDLSPDGKRAVYALTTIEPNPDQKDEYDYRTHLYLTNLQPGDSRALTRGSESARQAAWSPDGKSIAFSRTVKGKPQVFVMPLDGGEAWQLTSTPYGASGPMWSPDGKRIVFTATVSMAEMLNDSLLNPSKGGPVWPLEKPGFRTNDFVKIDKKVKANPDGSLAEVRAYLNKDVEDKKAKVINRLNFQGESTTEPDPSFTHLYIVDVTEKAQPKPLTRGFSTTRAAVWLPNGQGLLAVSDRDSLKHPDREQDNAIVFIAADGSGQRRPVLSEAGKSYGSPTPSPDGKLLTYLVSPAEGITQSQVGLVSLNGTTVSTPRLVTFDRAAGNMTWAKLPAAGKKAPAGYAIYFTANANGGVPIYRLDPASLQVTQLTDFEQGITSFDAENGQLLFSRTELVNPSELYKADALAKNAVKLTTHNDWVAQRQLSTPEKRTYKNSLGQTVDYWIMKPAVVETGKTYPLLLNMHGGPTAMWGPGESSMWHEFQYMCSQGYGIVYANPRGSGGYGLNFQQANKKDWGTGPTEDVLAAATAAAREKWVDTSRQVITGGSYAGYLTAWIVGHDNRFKAAFSQRGVYDLTTFLGEGNAWRLVPNYFEYPWMPGAQVLDANSPYTFVQNIKTPLLIKHGENDLRTGVIQSEMMYKSLKIMGKPVEYVRMPGATHELSRSGNVRQRIDRLLRIYEFFERYVGPDAQGLTQK